One genomic window of Bacteroidota bacterium includes the following:
- the gdhA gene encoding NADP-specific glutamate dehydrogenase, whose protein sequence is MNVDKIMNDLEKKNPGEVEYLQAVREVLESIEETVNENPQIEAAGIIERLVEPDRLLIIKVPWVDDKGEVHVNRGFRVQFNNAIGPYKGGLRFHPSVNLSILKFLGFEQIFKNSLTSLPMGGAKGGSDFDPKGKSNAEVMRFCQSFMLELWKIIGPEMDVPAGDIGVGGREIGFMFGMYKKLTHEHVGVLTGKGLSWGGSLIRPEATGFGNVYFAEEMLKTRGLDFKGKTVAISGFGNVAWGAALKATQLGAKVVTISGPDGYIYDPEGISGAKIDYLLELRASNQDIVKPYSYEFPNAQFFQGKRPWEVKCDIALPCATQNELGKEDALALVKNGCICVSEGANMPSTPEAIEVFHANKILFAPGKASNAGGVATSGLEMSQNSMKLTWGKEEVDKRLHEIMKNIHEACVKHGKNSEGYVNYVKGANIAGFLKVAHAMLDQGVL, encoded by the coding sequence ATGAACGTAGATAAAATTATGAACGACCTTGAGAAAAAAAATCCGGGTGAAGTAGAATACCTGCAGGCCGTTCGTGAAGTGCTTGAATCCATTGAGGAAACTGTGAATGAAAACCCCCAGATCGAAGCTGCCGGCATCATCGAGCGTCTTGTTGAGCCCGATCGTCTGCTTATAATCAAAGTTCCCTGGGTTGACGACAAAGGCGAAGTTCATGTAAACAGAGGCTTCCGCGTACAATTTAACAACGCTATCGGACCTTACAAAGGCGGTCTGCGTTTCCACCCGAGTGTGAATCTCTCAATCCTCAAATTCCTCGGATTTGAGCAGATTTTCAAAAACAGCCTTACTTCCCTTCCTATGGGCGGTGCTAAAGGTGGTTCAGATTTCGATCCCAAAGGCAAATCAAACGCTGAAGTAATGCGTTTCTGCCAGTCATTTATGCTGGAGCTGTGGAAAATAATTGGTCCTGAAATGGACGTTCCCGCCGGCGATATTGGTGTTGGTGGACGCGAAATAGGTTTCATGTTCGGTATGTACAAAAAACTTACCCACGAGCATGTTGGTGTTCTCACCGGCAAAGGTCTCAGCTGGGGTGGTTCACTCATCCGTCCGGAAGCTACCGGTTTCGGTAATGTGTATTTTGCAGAAGAAATGCTGAAAACACGCGGTCTCGATTTCAAAGGAAAAACAGTTGCTATCTCAGGTTTTGGTAATGTTGCATGGGGTGCAGCCCTCAAAGCTACTCAGCTGGGTGCAAAAGTTGTTACCATCAGTGGTCCCGACGGCTATATCTACGATCCCGAAGGTATCAGCGGTGCAAAAATTGACTATCTCCTCGAACTCCGTGCTTCAAACCAGGATATCGTAAAACCATATTCATACGAATTCCCGAATGCTCAGTTCTTCCAGGGCAAACGTCCGTGGGAAGTAAAATGCGACATTGCTCTGCCTTGCGCAACCCAGAACGAACTTGGTAAAGAAGATGCATTGGCACTCGTTAAAAACGGCTGTATCTGCGTTAGCGAAGGCGCCAATATGCCTTCAACTCCTGAGGCTATTGAAGTATTCCACGCCAATAAAATTCTATTCGCTCCCGGAAAAGCTTCCAATGCCGGTGGTGTTGCAACTTCAGGTCTCGAAATGTCACAGAATTCAATGAAACTGACATGGGGCAAAGAAGAAGTGGATAAACGTTTACACGAAATCATGAAGAACATACATGAAGCCTGTGTTAAACACGGTAAAAACAGTGAAGGTTATGTGAACTACGTTAAAGGCGCCAACATTGCCGGCTTCCTCAAAGTTGCTCATGCAATGCTCGACCAGGGCGTTTTATAA